From the Gammaproteobacteria bacterium genome, the window CAATGGCGCCGTGTGATCAGCTGCAAAAAACTTAACTACGGCAAAGGGTGTTTGACGCCTACGGGCAAGTTGATAGACACGCCCATCTGCGCGTGCATGATAGAAGACGCCATCGAGTGCTATCATTTCACCGTCGAGGCCATTCACCGTACCGAGTCCAGTATCCCCATAAAATAAAAGTGCTTCGAACGTCATGTCGCCATCGTAAAGCTGGTTCAGTAGCGCGTTGATCGTCGAATACTGGAACAGCGTATCTGGCCGTTCATCAGCCGCTAGCGTATGGCCAGCCATCAGCATGGTGATGGCGATGAATGCCCTTATCATCAATGAACAGTCCTCCAATGGTTTTGAAACATGTTGCCAGAGTGCTCCCAGCGCCTCAACCTGCTTGCAATAATGCAAGAATGAACAAAAAGCCGACCAGACGGCTCGAACCCAATCCAATGGTGTAGTGCCCCGCGACATTCGGTACTATGTACTCAAGCAGAGCAATCATATATCACCAAGTGATGTCAAACGACCTGATAATTAACAATGACCGATACCGTCAATCCATATGGTTTGAGTCGATGCCCGCATTGATGATGAGCATCATCCTGCTATCCGGATTAGTGATCTCGGATTACGCTTCGGCGCGCGATGCGGAAGAGGTCTTCCGCAGTGCCACTACCTACACAGTCAAGATCCGCGGTCGCATCACCACTGCATTTATTCGAGATAACAAGGGTTCCCAAAAGGGGGCTGGATTTCTCGTTGATGCAGACCGAGGGTGGCTCATGACCAACGCTCATGTCGTGGGACGATCACCGGCCGTGATCGGTGTCGCATTTAAGAATCTACCCTTTGTTAATGCGCGAAAGATCTATGTTGATCCCTATCTTGATCTTGCGGTATTGGAAATCGACATGTCGGAAATTCAGGGTGAATTCGTGGCGGCGCCATTGAACTGTGACGAGCTGCCATCGGTTGGGCACCCGGTTGGCGCGTTCGGCCATCCCTATGGACTTGACTTCACCGGAACCCGTGGGATCGTATCAGGCACGTCGGACGACAACCAAGGTCGAATCCTTCAGACCGATGCGGCAATCAACCCGGGCAATTCGGGTGGACCGCTCATCAGTATGGAGTCCGGCATGGTCGTTGGCATCAATGCCGCCCGACGGGCTGAAAAGGGAGATCAAAACACAAATTTCGCGATCCCCATGGTCTTCGCGTGTCGTGTGTTGAAGATGCTCCAGAGGGATCAGGACCCATCACCACCGAATTTACCTGTGATCTTCCTTGAACCTCCGCTGGATCGCGAGGCGCTCATCGTCGGCAGAAGTTATTTGCCGGACAACACGCTTGCGCTGCAGCCTGGCGATGAGATCGTGGGCGTTGAAAGGGATTCCGGCGCGATCATTCACGAGGGGGACCTCATCCATGCCCTTCGCGGACATCTGGGAAATGTGCGTCTTAGGATAAAAAGGGACGGAAGCGAGCGCGTTATCCAAGGGCGGCTCGCGCCCTCCCCGCTCCTCACCGAACGCGTTGGGATCCTGGTATCCGGAATACTTATCGGTCCCAATACGTTACGAGACGCCACGGCCTTGGGTACCAATAATGGTCTTTTGATTCATGAGGTTGAACGGGGAACAGCCGGAGAGGTTCTGGAGTTTCAGCCTTACGACGTCGTAACGACCGTCGACGGCAAACGCTATAGTGATGTAGAGACGCTCTTCTCCTACCTGCAAAATGCCGAGGCGGCCGGGCGGCCGGTCACCGTTGAAGTATTGCGTCTCTCAGATACAGCAATGCACTTTTTTGACTATATGCGGCGCGACGTCCCAATTGATAGTCTGGAACTCATCTCGGGGCAATAAAAACAATCTTGACGCACCAGCCGCAATCCTACTCGTATTAATAGTTCATTATCATTCACGTTGCCTCGTCAGTATAAAGGGCGATCAAGACAAGGCGCACGCTATAAATTCCCCATGATAACGATTGCTTCGCCACCTGCAACCGGAACTAACCTCCCCGCATTCCGGTCGGATCAACACCAGCCTCATAGCGCATGGCACCTAGCTCCACAAGGATCTCGCGAAGCACATCCGCATCAGCCTGCATGCGTCCTGCTTTATTCCTAAGCCATTCTTCGTGAGCCTATATCTTATGCTCTACCTCATTCTTTCGTTCTAAAAGGCGATCATGCCAGTCGCGGGTTTGTGTCTCGCCAATCTGTAGGGCCTTCTCCGCAATTTCACAACGTTCACATTTCTTCTGCAGATCTTCAAACGTGGTATCAAGCGCTTTTGGCTTTAATTTCTGTGCTTTGATTTCAATACTTGCCTTGAGTACCGCGTCGAAGAACTGTTGGCGCATGAGGTCTACGAAATCTTCGATCTCATTGACTTCCCCTGGGTTAATAGTAAGCATCTGGTTTATCTCCTGAATAATGTGTCTATCCAATAGTCAACATATGTCATCCGGTTAGCCGGATTTGAGCGTGCGATTGTACAAATATGATGATCCCCTCCACTCCCTGTGGATAGACCGAACCCATGCCTCCGCTCATTGATACTGCTCGAAGATCTCCTTAAATATGATCTGACGATCCACGGTTGGAATTATGGCCATGCTCTCCCGCCCAAGATGGGCGACTAGCCCCGGACAGAGTAAAGCGGCATCAGGGTCCAATTTGCTTGGAAATCCATCTCTTAAGGCTTGCCAGAAACCTGCCATGTCCGTCTCGGCTCTAATTTGCGCAGTAGCATAGGTGCTATTTGGGTCACGCGCTTGCGACTTGAAGGAATTAATGATTACCTGCGCCTCTCCAAGGAAGTAGGTATCCAAAAACTTATTCAAATACCGTGACTGATCACCTGTTCTAACTCGCAAACTGGCCAGGTCAGCAGCAGCCGTTACACAGGCACTTGCAATGCCTGCCATGTAGCCAATTAAATACTCATCGTTTTGCCTTTCCTCGGCTAACGCGCCCGTGTCAGCGTTCCTGGCCGAGACAAGGATGATGTTCAACATTGATAGCGCATTGCGCGTCATTTGCTTCTGTAATTGTCGCGCTTTCTTATTTTCTCGTATCCATCTAAAAACCCATACAAACGAAAGGATAATGAGGAAGACGAGGCCTAGCCAAATCAAATTCATTAACCGAAAACCAACCTCACTCTTATCTATGGCACCCCTAACGCATCAGCCCACCTGACAACAATCCACTTATCTGGCTGAACCTCCCGACAATAGGTCCAATTATAATAGCTTAGATCCCAACAACGACGTGCACTCGCGTCGTAGAGATCCTAGAATAACTATCATGGACGCCACGCGGACGACTGTTGCCCTTTGCACGCTGCTCCTTGCTGTCGCAAGCACCATGACGCCTGTCTGCGAGGCAAGCGAGGCTGAACCTCATGGAGTGGCCACATCGACACGTTCGGCTGCGCCGCACCAGCTCGACCCCACGCAAGCGATCCTACTTAGACGCTGGTATAGCACCGTCGGACCTCGGCGCAATGATGAGGCCTTCGGCGAACTCACCACCCGGGCCGCGAAGGTTCATCTCGGATCAGCGTATCGCAATGCACCACAGACGGCCGCACCGGAAACATTACGCGTCAACCTCGAAACATTTCAATGCGTCTCACTCATTGAGAGCACCCTGGCGCTGGCCCGGTGCACCTGGACCGACAAGCGTAATGAGGTATGCTTTTTACGCGAGCTCGAAGCATTTCGTTATCGGAATGGGACGATGAATACCTATTCCTCAAGGCTGCATTACTTCACCGACTGGATTGACGATAACATGAAACGCCAGCGTCTCGTGCCGCTCGCTGCCGAGCTTGGTGGCGAACCCGCCCAACAGCCTTTCTTTTTCATGACCACACATGCCACGCACTATCCGGCGCTGGCAGATCCGACAGTGTTTCAGGCAATTGCTCATACAGAATCCCGGCTAAGCGGGCGCCAGCACCGGGTTATTAATGGTGAAGAACTTATCGCGCTTAAGGATGCCCTTCAGGATGGCGATATCGTTGCCGTCGTCGGCATAAAGCCTGGTCTTATGGTTACCCACGTCGGCTTTATCGATCGCGGACCTGATGATGTGGCCCGCATCCTCCATGCCTCAAGCTTCCACCAGCAGGTCATCCTCACCGCGGAGGACGTCGCTGAACATGTCAGCCGCCATCCCGCGCGCCGCGGCGTCATCATTGCCCGCCCAGCATCGCCAAAAGAACGATTGCGTTAGTCGGATCGTTGTGACTTTATCGCACCGGAGACTGGATCGACTTTCAGTTCCAGTTTCTTTCCGTCTCTAAAACGTTCGACTTCCCAAACGCCGTCTTCGAATTCAACTTCAACAATGGTGTCATAACCCTGATCTTCAAGCGTCCTGCCGATCTCAGATAGCGGCTTTGCATTGGCAGGGGGTCGATCATGACTAGCTGACCCCACGAGTGGGAAAAGTGTTAGAGCGATGGTGAGTGCTGCAAGAACAATAGGCGTGCTAAGTCTCATTACTATCTCTCTACTTTATTTGGGTTTGGTTATTTTTCCCCTGAAGTTGATTAGGTACTTCGAGTTTCATTATAACATGACCGTTCCCTCCCAATGATCTGATTGGTTGTATTAGCGGCCCTTGTGATAACATGTCCTAAAAAATGGTCTGCGCCATTCACACATCCATTGTCGAATGCCACGAAGGCTGAGGTTTGTGGGAATGCAGAGTCGCCTTTTAACGATCGCTGTCTTTACGATAAGTGTCATATGCGCTGGGTGCAGCGAGGACCCGGGTAACCAGGCCCCTGCCGTCAAACCTCGGCCGGTTACAGTCCTGAGGCTTCTCGAGCGTGACTTTTCCCGCGAGTCACATCTAACGGGTTCGGTCAGCCTCTACCGCGAGGAGAAGGTCGGGTTCGAAGTCGGCGGGCGATTGTTGGCAGTCCTCGACCTCGGCAAAGAAGTCCTGGGCCCAGCCTACGATGATTACGGACAGCTGGTCCGGTCCGGCGATCTCATCGCGAAGATCGATGACACCCGCTACCGTCTCCAGGTCCAGGCCCTGCAAGCACGTCTCCATGCACTGATCAAGCAACGCGACGCCCAGCGTATCGACGTGGAACAGGTCGCACCATCCAACCTCGAGGCAGCTGAAGCGCGGCTCAA encodes:
- a CDS encoding PepSY domain-containing protein; translation: MRLSTPIVLAALTIALTLFPLVGSASHDRPPANAKPLSEIGRTLEDQGYDTIVEVEFEDGVWEVERFRDGKKLELKVDPVSGAIKSQRSD
- a CDS encoding DUF1460 domain-containing protein; translation: MDATRTTVALCTLLLAVASTMTPVCEASEAEPHGVATSTRSAAPHQLDPTQAILLRRWYSTVGPRRNDEAFGELTTRAAKVHLGSAYRNAPQTAAPETLRVNLETFQCVSLIESTLALARCTWTDKRNEVCFLRELEAFRYRNGTMNTYSSRLHYFTDWIDDNMKRQRLVPLAAELGGEPAQQPFFFMTTHATHYPALADPTVFQAIAHTESRLSGRQHRVINGEELIALKDALQDGDIVAVVGIKPGLMVTHVGFIDRGPDDVARILHASSFHQQVILTAEDVAEHVSRHPARRGVIIARPASPKERLR
- a CDS encoding trypsin-like peptidase domain-containing protein, which gives rise to MSNDLIINNDRYRQSIWFESMPALMMSIILLSGLVISDYASARDAEEVFRSATTYTVKIRGRITTAFIRDNKGSQKGAGFLVDADRGWLMTNAHVVGRSPAVIGVAFKNLPFVNARKIYVDPYLDLAVLEIDMSEIQGEFVAAPLNCDELPSVGHPVGAFGHPYGLDFTGTRGIVSGTSDDNQGRILQTDAAINPGNSGGPLISMESGMVVGINAARRAEKGDQNTNFAIPMVFACRVLKMLQRDQDPSPPNLPVIFLEPPLDREALIVGRSYLPDNTLALQPGDEIVGVERDSGAIIHEGDLIHALRGHLGNVRLRIKRDGSERVIQGRLAPSPLLTERVGILVSGILIGPNTLRDATALGTNNGLLIHEVERGTAGEVLEFQPYDVVTTVDGKRYSDVETLFSYLQNAEAAGRPVTVEVLRLSDTAMHFFDYMRRDVPIDSLELISGQ